From one Aquicella lusitana genomic stretch:
- the udk gene encoding uridine kinase, whose translation MDKKSTIIIGISGASASGKSLLANTIVNELGSDQVVVISEDAYYKDHSNIPFEERAKINYDHPDSIDHELLYKHLNMLQQGKSVEVPIYNHSMHIREEETRRIGQHAIIVLEGILLFVESKLRELMDIRIFMDTALDICLMRRLKRDIKERGRSLDSVLKQYEDTVRPMYLQFIDPSKRYADLIVPRGGGNRIAIDMIKAKMRELLKSLQES comes from the coding sequence GTGGATAAAAAAAGCACTATCATAATCGGCATATCAGGCGCATCTGCTTCAGGCAAGAGCCTGCTCGCAAATACTATTGTGAATGAGTTGGGATCAGACCAGGTCGTTGTCATTTCAGAAGATGCTTACTATAAAGATCATAGCAACATCCCTTTTGAAGAAAGAGCAAAAATAAATTATGACCACCCTGACTCGATTGACCACGAGCTTCTCTACAAACATTTAAATATGCTGCAGCAAGGCAAGAGCGTTGAAGTTCCTATTTATAACCATTCCATGCATATACGGGAAGAAGAAACACGCCGCATCGGCCAGCATGCCATTATTGTCCTGGAAGGGATTTTGCTATTCGTTGAATCTAAATTACGCGAACTCATGGATATTCGCATCTTTATGGATACCGCACTGGATATCTGCCTGATGCGCCGCTTAAAACGCGATATCAAGGAAAGAGGACGGTCACTGGATTCCGTACTAAAACAATATGAAGATACAGTACGCCCTATGTATCTCCAATTTATTGATCCCTCAAAGCGCTATGCAGATTTGATTGTGCCGCGCGGCGGCGGCAACCGCATTGCTATCGATATGATTAAAGC